In one window of Arachis ipaensis cultivar K30076 chromosome B06, Araip1.1, whole genome shotgun sequence DNA:
- the LOC107647215 gene encoding uncharacterized protein LOC107647215, translating into MVKHQCLLQLLLKKVAIVVILSIILAGAALGDRIVRKFVFPKQDGTKHAGVAKFVILKWGMRIIGSAFIFQSTTDPPLANGALVSFAAAYLIIKCIHTWHEGSVNGNPLQQWKRGIDGSDSFMEGHVYFSSFYNNRKRLTENDRVESTRKFTDQALADLIASPAFSAWFIANADRIRVDPHEPAKNLNKLRALKELSSMAMAYWRRVINLSMSKTNTLIGIITDRAIWSGG; encoded by the exons ATGGTCAAACATCAGTGTCTGTTACAATTGCTCTTGAAGAAG GTTGCTATTGTTGTAATACTGAGCATCATCTTGGCTGGAGCTGCTTTAGGTGATAGAATTGTTAGGAAATTTGTTTTCCCGAAACAAGATGGTACTAAGCATGCTGGGGTCGCTAAGTTTGTGATACTGAAATGGGGAATGCGCATCATAGGATCCGCCTTCATTTTTCAG AGCACTACTGATCCGCCTTTGGCAAATGGAGCCTTGGTCTCGTTTGCAGCTGCTTATCTTATTATAAAGTGTATTCACACATG GCATGAAGGTTCAGTGAATGGTAATCCCCTTCAGCAGTGGAAGAGAGGAATAGATGGTAGTGACAGCTTCATGGAAG GGCACGTGTATTTCTCAAGCTTTTACAACAACAGAAAGAGGTTAACAGAGAATGACCGGGTTGAGTCAACTCGAAAATTCACTGATCAAGCTTTAGCAGATTTGATAGCATCTCCAGCTTTCAGTGCCTGGTTTATTGCGAATGCGGACAGGATACGAGTTGATCCACATGAACCAGCCAAGAATCTCAACAAGTTAAGAGCATTAAAGGAGCTTTCTTCTATGGCCATGGCCTATTGGAGGAGAGTCATAAATCTAAGTATGAGCAAAACAAATACTTTGATTGGAATAATTACAGATCGTGCGATTTGGTCTGGAGGGTAA